AGAGTATTGTTGTTTAAACATTGGAATCAATTTATCATCCATACAATTTTTCAAGCTTGCTGCTGCAGCAAAAGTTATTGTAGATTCTTCTGTTTCCTTGTTATTGCTACAACCTATTAAAAAAAATGTTAACCAAAAGCTGGTCATTACCATAGCGATTACTTTCTTCATTTTTTATCCCTTTCAGTATAAATACAGCATAAATTCAAATTCTAAAACTAATTAAACCAAACTAAACACAACTCAAACTAATTAAACATATTATATCACCTTAAATTTATAATGTAAATTCATGTCTTTAAGCTACATAGTATTTTGTGGTAAAATATTATAATATAAGAAATTAAATACCAAAGTAGGTGAATCTATTGACCGAAGATATATTATCTACACCAGAAGAGATTGCACAAAAACTTAGGATAACAAAAGGAACTGTATATGAAATGATTAAAAGAGGAGAGCTTGAGGCTCACCGAATTGGAAGACATATACGGATATCTCAAGCTCAGTTTGAAATTTATCTTTTACAGACAAAAGGGTATACTAATATTTATGAAGCAACCTTGGTTCAAGAAAATGCTGAAACCTTTGCAAATATTGGACCAGTAAAGATTTATGTTGATACCCCTCTAGAAGGAAAGGTGAAAATTTCTATTCGCCCTGAAAATATAATATTGAGCAAGGGAACATTTATAAGCAGCGCTAGAAATATTCATAAAGGGAAAGTTATTGACACTATCAATGAGGACTCTAGAGTGCTTGTATCAGTTGATATTGGAATTACCATCAAAGCACTAATAACTATGAAATCTTTAATAGAAATGGATATCTCAAAAGGGACTGAACTATACGTTATTTTTAAAACGATGTCTGTAACGGTTTATAAATAACTATTTCAATTGAAGCTAATTCAAATAGTTATAAGTTTGTTATATTGAGAAGTAAGTTTTTAAAGCTAAGACTAGGATACATATTTTAAGTATAGTAGTCTTAGCTTTTTAATAACTTTGAAAGCCCTAATCTTATTTTATATCTACAATTTCCTCAAGCAACTAGACTCAGAAAATATAAAAATGAAATTTAATAAAACATTTTCAATAATATATTTTCTGCAAATTTAATTCAATAAAGTTAATAGCTAATGAATCTATATAATTTCAGCTTCATTCGCTAATGTTATGACCTTTCAAAAACAATTTCTCCATCAATTAGTACAAGAGTGGTTTTAGCTTGAATATCAAAAGGATGCTTGTCAAATACTACAATGTCTGCATCTTTATCTACCTGCAGCGAACCTACCTTATCAGAAATTCCAAGTATTTCTGCAGGATTTATAGTTATCGCCTTAAGTGCAGTTTCTTCATCTAAACCTGACCTTACAGCTAGTGCAGCACACATTGGAAGATAATGCACTGGTACTACCGGGTGGTCTGTCATTAATGCTATTTTTATGCCGGCTTTATGCAATGCAGCTGGAGTTTCAAAATTGAGCTCTTTTAGCTCAACCTTACCCCTTGGCCCAATAGATGGTCCTACTATTGCATAAAACCCTTCTTTTACAAGTTCATCTGCAATTAAATGGCCCTCTGTACAGTGCTCTAAGGTCATCTTAAGTCCAAACTCCTTAGCGATACGAATAGCAGTAAAAATATCATCAGCTCTATGAACATGAGCTTTTACATTTAGTTCACCCTTAACAACTGGTACCAAGCTTTCAAGCTTCATATCAAAACTTGAGCTTTTTCCTTTGTTCTCCATATAAGCTTTTGTTTTAAGAAGATACTCTCTTAATATAGCAGCGGTGGCCATTCTAGTTGAAGGCGATTGATTTTTTGCACTATATCGCTTTTTCGGATTCTCACCAAAGGCAACCTTCATAGCAGCAGTCTTCTGAATGATCATATTATCTATTCTTTTCCCTTTAGTTTTAATAGTAGCAAATTGCCCAGCTATAACATTTGAACTCCCGGGACCTGTACACACACATGTAACACCATTTTCATATGCTTCAATAAAGGCTCTGTCCATTGGATTAATTGCATCGATAGCTCTAAGATGGGGAGTTGCTGGATCAGTGCCTTCATTAATATCATCTCCTTCAAAACCAACACCATCCTCACACATGCCTATATGACAATGAGCATCAATAATACCAGGCATGACAAACCCACCATTAACATCAATAATCTCACAATTATCAGGAATTGAAATATCCCTGCCTACTGCAATGATTTTTCCTTCATTAACCAGTACTTGTCCATATTCAATTGATTCACCAGCCATAGTAAGAATTGTTCCATTTTTGATTAATAACATTTTTATCTCCTCCTAAGTCTTAAAATATATCAAATACAAATTTAAAGTAAAAAAAAAAATGCTCTATCTCGTAAAGATTAGCACTTTTTCGGTAAATAAAGTTAATTCTAAAGACAAAAAGCAAAAGAAGTATCTGATGGCACTTGCACCAAATACTTCTTATTTATATTATAACAGCATTTAGCAAAAAAGTATACTTAATTTTATTGATATAGTAGCATTTTAATTAAGTCTATCCCTATGATTGAGTATCTATGCTTTGAGTAAGGATAGTTATATTTTTTTATAGTTCCTCATTGCAAAGATATAAGCAACAAATGTTATTGCTATACACCAAACAATAGCAACCCATATTTCATTTCCTACTGGTTGATTTGCTAATAAATTTCGAATAGCTTCTACAATAGGGGTTACAGGCTGATTTTCTGCAAAGGCACGTACTGCTTTTGGCATAGTAGCTGTTGGTACAAAGGCAGAACTTATAAATGGTAAAAAGATTATTGGATAAGAGAATGCCCCTGCGCCATCTGGTGTTTTAGCAGCAAGTCCCGCAATTACCGCAATCCAAGTTAAAGCAAGTGTAAAGATTCCGAGAATTCCAAATACCGCGAGCCACTCAAGGATTCCTGCTGAAGAACGGAAGCCCATTAACAATGCAACGAGTATAATCACTACTACAGAAATTCCATTTGAAATTAATGAGGTTAATACATGTCCCCATAATACTGAAGAACGAGCGATAGGCATTGAGTGAAAACGCTCAAAGATACCACGTGATTTATCTATAAACAAACGGTAAGCTACATATGCAATCCCGCTGCCAATAGCCATTAACATTATACCTGGCAATAGGTAATTAACATAACTTCCCGCACCTGTTTCAATTGCACCGCCAAATACATAAACAAATAATAACATCATGGCAATTGGTGTAATACAAACTGTAATAATTGTATCCATACTTCTAGAAATATGACGCATAGAACGTCCAAACATAACACCCATATCTTTTAAAAAATATTTATTTGTAGATTCCATCTAATTTTTCCTCCTTTTAGTCGGAAACACTGAGCAATTAAAGACTCTCGCTTCCGCTCGATAATTACTCGTTAAAGGTCATTTAGGCCTTTAACCTCCTTTTTCCCAATGATTGTTAGGAATATCTCTTCTAATGTAGGTTGTTTTTCAACATATTCAACTTTTGCAGGCGGAAATAACTTTTTCAATCCTTCCAGTGTATCAATGGCAATGATTTTTCCACCATTAAGAATAGCAATTTTATCTGCAAGTTGTTCTGCTTCTTCTAAATATTGTGTAGTTAAGAATACTGTAGTTCCTGAAGCTGATAACTCTTTTACTATTTTCCAAACTTCTAAGCGTGCTTCCGGATCTAGACCTGTTGTTGGCTCATCCAGGAAGATAATCTTTGGGTTTCCAACTAAACTCATTGCTATATCAATTCTTCTTTTCATACCTCCAGAGTAAGTACCTACTCTGCGGTTTGCAGCCTCTGACATGCCAAAACGATTAATTAATTCATCTGCCACTTGATTTGGATTTTTAAGATGTCTAAGTTTTGCAATCATTTGAAGATTTTCACGTCCAGTCAAAATTTCATCAATAGCAGCAAATTGACCAGTAAGACTAATAGAGCCTCTAATGTCCCTTGGATTTTTTTCAATATCAAAACCATTGATCTCAA
The genomic region above belongs to Clostridium swellfunianum and contains:
- a CDS encoding amidohydrolase, whose translation is MLLIKNGTILTMAGESIEYGQVLVNEGKIIAVGRDISIPDNCEIIDVNGGFVMPGIIDAHCHIGMCEDGVGFEGDDINEGTDPATPHLRAIDAINPMDRAFIEAYENGVTCVCTGPGSSNVIAGQFATIKTKGKRIDNMIIQKTAAMKVAFGENPKKRYSAKNQSPSTRMATAAILREYLLKTKAYMENKGKSSSFDMKLESLVPVVKGELNVKAHVHRADDIFTAIRIAKEFGLKMTLEHCTEGHLIADELVKEGFYAIVGPSIGPRGKVELKELNFETPAALHKAGIKIALMTDHPVVPVHYLPMCAALAVRSGLDEETALKAITINPAEILGISDKVGSLQVDKDADIVVFDKHPFDIQAKTTLVLIDGEIVFERS
- a CDS encoding excisionase family DNA-binding protein; the protein is MNLLTEDILSTPEEIAQKLRITKGTVYEMIKRGELEAHRIGRHIRISQAQFEIYLLQTKGYTNIYEATLVQENAETFANIGPVKIYVDTPLEGKVKISIRPENIILSKGTFISSARNIHKGKVIDTINEDSRVLVSVDIGITIKALITMKSLIEMDISKGTELYVIFKTMSVTVYK
- a CDS encoding ABC transporter permease, with translation MESTNKYFLKDMGVMFGRSMRHISRSMDTIITVCITPIAMMLLFVYVFGGAIETGAGSYVNYLLPGIMLMAIGSGIAYVAYRLFIDKSRGIFERFHSMPIARSSVLWGHVLTSLISNGISVVVIILVALLMGFRSSAGILEWLAVFGILGIFTLALTWIAVIAGLAAKTPDGAGAFSYPIIFLPFISSAFVPTATMPKAVRAFAENQPVTPIVEAIRNLLANQPVGNEIWVAIVWCIAITFVAYIFAMRNYKKI
- a CDS encoding ABC transporter ATP-binding protein, which encodes MKRNIIQVKGIKKAYRNVEVLKGVDFEVEQGGIFALLGSNGAGKTTMIKIMVTLLKADAGNVEINGFDIEKNPRDIRGSISLTGQFAAIDEILTGRENLQMIAKLRHLKNPNQVADELINRFGMSEAANRRVGTYSGGMKRRIDIAMSLVGNPKIIFLDEPTTGLDPEARLEVWKIVKELSASGTTVFLTTQYLEEAEQLADKIAILNGGKIIAIDTLEGLKKLFPPAKVEYVEKQPTLEEIFLTIIGKKEVKGLNDL